GTCCGGTGCTATTCCGAAGACCCCGGGCCAAGGGTGAAGAAGGTCTGCAGCGTTGGGTGCACCGGTTGTGGAATCTGCGAGAAGGTATGTGCCGTGGAAGCCGTGCGCGTCGATATGAACCTTGCCTTCATATATCCGGGCACCTGCGTGGACTGCGGGATCTGTGCAGCCCGTTGTCCCACGGGAGCAATTACGGATGGCCTGCTGCCCCGCACGACCGTCGTGATCTCGGAGGGTTGTAACGGCTGCACCATATGCGCTAAAGTCTGCCCCTTCGATGCGATCAGCGGCCAGGCCAAACATCTGCATGTTGTGGATCCCGACCTTTGCACAGCCTGTGGCCTTTGCGTGCCGCGCTGTCCTGTTAATGTCATAAGCCATTCGGGGCCTGAAGCCACAGCCGGCGCCTAGGAGCGCCCGCCGCTGAAGGTATTTGTCCTTCCGAAGCGGATTGATCGCGGAAACCCCTTGAGGTTATCATGATGGACGCGGTTCTTTTCGGTGTAGCTCTATTTTTCCTGTTTATCGCATTTCTGCATTACCTCCTCTTCCTCGTTTATCAGAATCCGGTTGTTCCCAGAGTTGCGAGGTACTCCCTCTACCTGACGCTTGCCGCGCAGACAGGGATTTTTATTGACCGTTTCGCCAGGGGAGGAGTGCCCCTGGGAACCAACATGTACGAATCGCTCATGTTCTTTTCATGGTGCATAATCATAGTGTATCTGCTCATTACCACCCGATACAATGTTCCGGTAGCGGGGGCGTTTGTCATCCCCATCTCTTTCATGCTCATGGCCGCGGCCGCCTTTCTCCCCGACAAGGGTATTACCGAACTTTCTCCCGCCCTCAAGAGTTACTGGCTCCCCATCCATGTCAGCTTTTCTTTTATGGGAGATGCCCTCTTCGCAATGGCGTTTGGCTCGGGCATCATGTACCTTATCCAGGAGAGGCAGCTTAAAAGAAAACGACCCGGCGCTTTTTATTACCGCCTTCCCAGCCTGGAAGTACTGGATGCCATCAACTACAGGGCGTTGACCATCGGGTTTCCGCTCCTTACCATGGGAATAATAACCGGTTCCATCTGGGCTCAATACGCCTGGGGTGCCTATTGGAGCTGGGACCCGAAGGAGACGTGGTCCCTTGTTACATGGTTTATCTTCGCCGCCCTTCTTCACACCCGCCTGACCATAGGGTGGCGGGGGCGTAAGGCGGCAATACTCGTCATTATCGGGTTTCTGGCTGTGCTTTTCACCTTCCTTGGAGTCAACCTGCTCTTGAGCGGGCTTCACTCCTACAACTGATCTGCTGCCATGGACATCCTGATCGTAGGCCTGAGTCACAAGACGGCCCCAGTTGAAGTAAGGGAAAAAGTCTCCTTCTCGGGCGATAGCCTGACGGAGGGATTAAAGGCCCTTACCAACTGTCCCCATGTCTCAGAGGTGCTCATCGTCTCGACCTGCAACCGTGTTGAGATATACAGCTGTGTCATGAAAAGCTGCATTGACGGAGCCCGTGAAGAGATCGCCGATTTTCTCTCCAAATTTCATGACGTCCCACGGGACCAGCTCGATCCACACCTTTACATGAAGTCCGGGGAAGAGGCGGTAAAACACATTTTCAGGGTTTCTTCCAGCCTGGATTCCATGATGGTTGGCGAGCCGCAGATCCTTGGGCAGGTCAAGGATGCCTATAACTGTGCAACCCATGTACATGTGACAGGGAACATCCTCAATCGGCTTTTGCACAAGGCTTTCTCTGTGGCAAAGAGGGTCAGGACGGAAACGCGGATCGCCACGAGCGCTGTGTCCATTTCCTTCGCGGCGGTGGAGCTGGCCAGGAAAATATTCGGTGATCTTGCAGGGAAAACGATCATGCTCATAGGGGCGGGAGAGATGGCCGAGTTGGCGGCCAGGCACCTTATGGCCAACGGTGTAGAACACATCCTGGTTGTCAACAGGACACTTAAGAAAGCGGAGGCCCTTGCCGAGGAGTTCAGAGGATCTGCGGTTTCCCTGGAGGAGATGGAAAACCACCTTGACATGGCGGACATCGTCATCAGCTCCACCGGCGCTCCAACCACCCTTATCGACAAAAAAATGGTCCAGGGGGTTATCAGAAGAAGAAAACACCGCCCAATGTTTTTTATTGATATCGCGGTGCCGAGAGACATCGATCCAGCGGTAAACCAGGTTGAAAACGTGTATGCCTACGATATAGATGACCTGGAAGAGGTCGTTAAGGCGAATATTAAAACGAGGGGGAAGGAGGCGGCACGTGCGGAGGAGATTGTTATCCAGGAGGTGAAACAGTTCCATGACTGGATGCTGTCGCGTGATGTTTTCCCTACCATAGTCACCCTGAGAGCGTGGGCTGAGGATGTACGGAGGTCAGAGCTCGAAAAAACGATGAAAAAGATGGAGGATCTTTCCGCTGCGGACAGAAAAAGGATTGAGGCGATGACTGAGGCCATCCTCAACAAGATCCTGCACCGGCCCATCGTCAGTATCAAGCATGCATCCCATTCCCCCGACGGAGGAAAGTTTCTGGAAGCTGCCAGGGAGATGTTTGGCCTGAAGGAGTGATTGGGGAGTGTGGCAAATACAGTCCAGGGTCCAGAGTCCAGAGGAGGAAAGCAGACGCGGAGAGTCTATTCCTTTCATTGCGGACCGATGACTGGGTGACTGTCACGCCGAAGTCTGAAAGACATAGCGGAAGCAATCCCGCGTGCCGAGACTGTTTTGGCACAGACAGCGGCCTCGCAGTGACAAACGAGCCTCCCGGTGTCGGAGACAGGGGGTGGAATTTGAAGGAAATATCGAAGTATCGAAGTTCCAATTTTACACTGGACTCTGGACTCTGGACTCTGGACTTTTAATTACTGGGAATTTTTCGGAGGGAATTAGTGGATAATAAACTCAGGATCGGCACAAGAGGCAGCCAGTTGGCCCTGTGGCAGGCTAACTGGATCAAGGAAAACCTTGTCAGGACCCATCCGGACCTGGATGTGGAAATTGTCAGGATCAAGACCACGGGCGACAAAATTCTGGATGTGCCCCTGGCCCTGGTCGGCGGCAAGGGACTTTTCGTGAAAGAGATTGAAACTGCCCTTCTGGACGGTCTCATCGATCTGGCGGTTCACAGCATGAAGGACGTGCCTACCGAGTTTCCCGACGGCCTTGGGATCGTGGCAACCTCCAGGAGAGAGGACCCGCGGGACGCTCTCCTGTCCCGGAACAATGTCAGCCTTGAAGACCTTCCCCGTGGGGCGACGATCGGGACCTCCAGCCTGCGCAGGCAAGCCCAGTTTCTCCAATTGCGGAATGATCTCAAAATTGAACCCCTCAGAGGAAACATCAATACCCGGCTCAGGAAACTCAAGGAAGGGCAGTACGATGCCATCATACTGGCCTACGCCGGAGTCAAAAGGCTGGGTTGGGAGGATGAGGTTACACAGATACTTGAACCGGACATTATTCTTCCGGCCATCGGCCAGGGCGCCTTGGGGATCGAGGCCAGGCTGGACGATGCCGGGACTCTCGGTCGCATCATCTTCCTGAACGACCCCGAGACCTCCGCCCGCGTTTCTGCCGAGAGGGCTTTCCTCAAGCGTCTGGAGGGAGGATGCCAGGTACCCATCGCGGCCTACGCTACCCTTGACGACGACCGGATCACGCTGAAGGGCCTGGTCGCCCGGGTGGATGGGAAGAAGACCGTTGTCAGGGATGCGACGGGTCATTTGTCCGAGGCGCTCTCCCTGGGCACTCGACTTGCCGAGGAGATTCTCGACCATGGCGGCAGGGAGATCCTTGAGGAAGTTTACGCCAGAGAACTATCCTGAGGCCCCTGAAATGAGTGCTATTAGCAAGGGGATGCTGAAGGGGGTCGGCGTTCTGGTCACCAGGTCGAAAGATCAGGCAGAAGAGATGGTTGAAAAAATGGAGGACATGGGTGCGATAGTCTACCACATACCAGCCATCACCATTCTGCCCGTTCCCGTACCGACAGGGCTTCGTGAGGCCATAAGCCGCATCCTGACCTATGACGCCGTCATCTTTACCTCCACCAATGGGGTGGAGATTTTTTACGATCACCTCACGGACGCCGGAATCTCACCTTACGACATCCCCGGCGCCGTTTGCGTGGGTCCCAAAACTGCCGCAGCGTGGGAAGAAGTCGGTGGTCGAACGGAAAAAATTCCCGAACGCTTCTCTGGTTCGGAGATTGCCGACCTGTTGGGACCCGACCTGACGGGGAAGTCCTACCTGATCCTCAGACCGGAGGTAGTCAGATCAGAGCTGGGCGCCATGCTTGTCGAGGCGGGGGCCGTAATTGATGAGGTCGTCCTGTACCGTACAGTGAGTAACCGGGACGGTGGCCCGCGATTGCGTGCACTGGTTGATCGGCATGCCGTTGGAGTGATGACCTTCACCAGCCCATCGTCGGTCCATGGGATCGTGAGTCTCCTGCACGGGATAAAATCCATCCGGGCCATTTTGTGCCTCTGCATCGGTCCAACGACCGCCGCCGCGGCCAGGGCGGCCGGATTTGTGAATGTCCATTATCCGGACGATTACACGGTGGAAGGAATGCTTGAGATGCTCCCCTGTGTTTATAGCGAGGGGACGAAAGGGGGAAGTTGAGACATGCAGTATCCCATATACAGACCCCGAAGAATGAGGCGGACGGAGACCCTGCGGCGAATGATGAGGGAAACACGTCTCTCTGTCGACAACCTGATCAACCCGTTGTTTGTGGTGCGGGGCAAGGGTGTTCGCAAGGAGATCACCACAATGCCGGGCGTCTGCCAGTTTTCGGTGGACGAGGTTGTAAAGGAATGCCGTGAGATTTTCTCCCTGGGAATCCCATCGGTGATCCTTTTCGGAATCCCCGATACGAAGGATGATCAGGCGAGCGAGGCCTACGATTCCCACGGTGTGGTCCAGGAGGCGGTGACCGCAATCAAAAACGCGGTCCCGGATCTCGTCATCATTACCGATGTATGCCTTTGCGAATATACCAGCCACGGCCACTGTGGAATTGTCGAGAATGGTCAGATTCTCAACGACCCGACCCTGGAATTGCTGGCCATGACCGCTGTTTCCCATGCCAGGGCCGGCGCCGATGTTGTGGGGCCATCGGATATGATGGACGGGAGAGTCGCGGCCATCAGGGATGCCCTGGATGATGAGGGGTTTTCCGATACCATCATCATGTCCTACGCGGTAAAATACGCGTCCAGCTTCTACGGGCCCTTCAGGGAAGCAGCGGAATCAGCGCCGCAGTTCGGCGACAGAAGGGCCTACCAGATGGATCCTCCCAATGCCCAGGAGGCGCTGCGGGAGGCGGGGCTCGATATCGAGGAGGGCGCCGATATAATCATGGTTAAGCCGGCCCTGCCCTATCTTGACATAATTTCCAACGTCCGGGAGAGGTTCGACATGCCGCTGGCCGCCTACAACGTAAGCGGGGAATATTCCATGGTCAAGGCTGGAGCCAGGCTCGGATGGATCGACGGGGAGAAAGTAATGATGGAGTCTCTCATATCCATAAAGAGGGCAGGTGCAAGCATGATCCTGACCTATTTTGCCAAAGAGGCCGCCAGACTGCTGGTATAGAAACTGCTGGTATAGAACAGGGGTTTATACATGGTCAGGATTCTGGGAATTGACTGGGGTGAGAGGCGTGTCGGGGTTGCCCTGAGCGATGAGAGCCGTACTATTGCTTCGCCCCACTCCGTCATTGTCCGGTCCCCTTCCATAAATAAGGACCTGGGCAGGATACTCAAGCTGGTGGGTGAACATGATGTTGCATGCGTGGTCGTCGGGAATCCAATAACTATGGATGGAACTCAGGGCCCCGCCGCCGACAAGGTTGAGAAGATCGTCGGTAAACTCCGGAACCTGCTGGATGTTCCGGTAGTAACGTGGGACGAGAGGTTAAGTACCGCAGAGGCACAGAAGGTGCTTATAGACGGGGATGTGTCCAGGCGGAAGAGAAAAAAAATAGTGGACAGGGTTGCCGCGGCCCTGATCCTGCAGACTTATCTTGACAGTGGTTCGTGGAGAGAAAATTGAGGATTGGCCGAAGACGGCAAAAGAGGGTTTTTATCCCTGTTCTGTTGGTCATCGGGGTTCTGGTTGTGGTCCTGATGTCCGTTCGTCTGTTTCTGGCCTGGAATACCCCGGCTGAGGACCCGGGCAGGGATGTGTCAATCGAGATTCCGAGCGGAACGACCTTGATGCTGGCCGCTGAAAAACTGCATGATGAGGGGGTTATCCGTTCCATCAGGTCGTTTGTGCTGCTGGGAAAGATCAAGGGCCTAACCGGCAAGGTGCAGGCCGGCGAACTCAAGTTTCGGACGGACATGACCCCGGCAGAGGTGCTGAATGTCCTTTCCCAGGGAAAAGCTATCGCCTATTCTGTCACCATTCCCGAGGGATTCACGGTTCGGCAGATAGCCAGGCTGTTGGATTCAAAGGGCCTTGGGGATGAACAGCGTTTCCTCTCCCTCGCGGAAGATCCGGTATTTTCGAGATCGTTGGGCGTTCCTGCCGACAGGCTGGAAGGGTTCCTGTTCCCCGACACCTATTTCTGGCCGAAAGGGATGCCTGAGGAGGACCTTCTTGCCAGGATGGTATCACGATACCGGAAGGTGTTCGACGATGGGATGAAAAAACGGGCGGCCGAAATGGGTATGACAGAATTGGAGACCGTTACCCTGGCATCCATTGTGGAAAGGGAGACCGGTGTGGCTAGTGAAAGGCCCCTGGTCTCGGCTGTTTTTCATAACCGCCTTAAAAAAGGATATCGTCTCCAGACCGATCCTACGGTGATCTACGGGCTTGGCGCGAGATTTGATGGGAACCTGACAAGGAAAGAGTTGAGGAAGGATACTCCCTACAACACCTATACCCGAAAAGGGCTGCCTCCCGGGCCCATCGCCAATCCAGGCGAGGCGGCCCTGAAAGCTGCCCTCTATCCGGCGGATGTGCCATATCTGTATTTCGTCGCCAGGGGCGACGGGACCCACGTTTTCAGCAGAACCCTGGTGGAGCACAACAGGGCTGTCAGGAAGTATCAGATCAAGAACTGAAAAGTTTGGGAGTTTGATGGTTTGAGGTTCAAACTACAAACGTCAAACTACAAACGTCAAACTAGCGACGTCCCGGGTCCCCGGTGTCAGAAACAGGGGACGGGAGGGACGTAGAGGAAGGAACTGATGACTCCGGATCCGGCTCTGCTCGAGAAAATATTGAAGGTTCTCCTTTCATCGGGTGGGGAACTTGCGGATATCTTCTTTGAGGACACGGTCTCAAGGGTGTTGGAGGCAGAGGGCGAGGGGATGGAACGGGTTTCCTCGGGACGGGAGAGGGGAGCCGGGCTTCGGGTGGTTCGTAATGGAGTGACCAGATTTGCCGCTACCGTGGATCTATCGCCTGAAACTCTCCTGGAACTGGCCCGGTATCTGGCCGCCGGGCCTGATCCGGGGGATGCGGTTTCGGTCCCCGATCTGGTGAAGCAGCCCTCCGGCCGCCTTGCCATGCTGGAAGACCCCTCTCTCCTCCTCCTGAAAACGAAAGGGAGAATGGTTCTCACGGCCCTCCACACGGCCCGGAAGTTCGACAGGCGCATTGTTCAGGCCAGGTCGATCTATCGCGAGACCGTCAGCCGTATTGTTGTTGCCAACTCCCTTGGCATCCTCGCTGAGGATACCCGCGCCCATGGGATATTCATGGTTCAGGTTGTGGCTTCGGACGGTGAGCATCTCCAGGTGGGGTACGAGCCGCGGGGAGGAATTGGCGGGTTCGAGGTGTTCCGGGGACTGGATCCTGAGGAGATCTCGCTTGTGGCTGCCGGCAGGGCGATCTCCAGCCTCGATGCGCCCGAGGCCCCGTCGGGCAGAATGACGGTCGTCCTTTCCTCCGAGGCGGGCGGGACAATGGTTCACGAAGCTGTTGGGCACGGGCTGGAGGCGGATCTGAGCGACCAGGGGCTGTCCGTATATTCCGACATGCTCGGTGAGCAGGTTGCCGGCCCCCTCATCACGGTGGTGGACGATCCTACCATCCCGGGGCGGCGTGGTTCCTACAACATTGACGATGAGGGGTTGCCTGGGGAACGGAAAGTGCTGGTAGAGAACGGAGTACTGAAAACCTATATGAATGACCTGTCCACCGCCCGGCGCGCAGGGGTTCCTCCCACCGGCAATGGACGGCGTGAGTCCTACCGTCATTGGCCCATCCCGAGGATGTCAAATACGATTATCCTTCCGGGGAAGGACGAGCCCGATGCGATTGTCCGGTCGGTCGATAGAGGGCTGTTCGTAAAAAAAATGGGCGGGGGCCAGGTAAACACCGTGACGGGTGATTTTGTCTTCGAGGTGAGTGAGGGATATCTCATCGAGGGTGGCATGGTAGCTGAACCCGTGCGCGGCGCCACTCTTGCGGGAAACGGGCCTGAGGTGCTAAAGAGTGTGGACATGGTTGGGAGCGATCTGGGATTCGGGCTTGGGACCTGCGGAAAGGAAGGGCAGGGGGTGCCGGTGGGCGATGCGCAGCCCACCCTTAGAATTCCGGACATCGTTGTGGGTGGAAGAGATTCGGGAGGTACTTCCGGTTGAAGATCCCCAGATTCATTGCAAACCTGTTTGGCCGTCCCTCGGCCCAGGAAAAACCGGAAGGGGAAGCTCCGCCGAGACGCAGCCGAATCCTGTACCAGTTTCTTCTGGTGACGCTGGCCGTTTCGGTTATTCCCCTCCTGGCATCATCCTATAAACTGATGAAAATCAACAGGACGTTCCTTGAGGATGAGCTCCTGGCCCTTCACTCTCAGGTGGCCCACTCAACGGCGGGGGAGATCTCGACGGCCATGTCCACCATCCTGGGGGACATGGAACTGGTAGCCAAGGGCCAGGGTGGAGACAGCCCCCTCAACCGGAACGACAGGGAACGCGCCATGATCTTCTATCTCGATCAGTTCCCGGAGATCATCCGCCTTACCCAGTATTCGTCCGGCGGCAAGGAACTGGCCCGGGTTTTTCGGGTCGGGCGTTCCAAGGTGCCCCCCATTGACCAGAAGTTAATAAAGAAAGCGGTGGAGGAATCCACCGCCGGAAAGACCTTTATCAGTGATCCGGTGATGCTGCCTAAACAGCATGTCCCGATCATCGTCGTGGGGTACCCCATATACGGACGGGATGGCTCGATCCGATCCATGCTTCTCGGCGAGGTTACCCTGCAGAGGGTGCAGGAGATCGTTGAGAGGATCAATATCCGCCGTCAGGGCAACGCCTACGTGGTGGACCGGAGGGGCATCCTCATTGCCCATCGGTCCCTCGACAGGGTGGCCAAAGCTGAGGACATGAGTTCTGTTGAAATTGTGGGAAAATTCCTGCTTGCAGGTGTCAGTGCGGGAACTATCCCGTTCAGGAACAAAATGGGCGAAGACATGGTTGGGTCCTACGCCAACGTAAAGGGGCTGGGTTGGGGGGTGGTCGTCCAGGAACCTCGCCGGGATGCCTACATCACCCTGCGGCAAATGACAATTCAGACCCTGATCTGGGCAATCGTCGCCATCTTTGCAGCGATGATAGCCAGTACCCTGCTCGCTATCCGTCTGGCCAGGCCCATCGGAGTCCTCGCCGCGGGGGCCATGTCCCTGGCCAGGGGAAACTTTCATGAGCGTGTAAAGGTTTCGTCGAAGAACGAACTGGGTCAGTTGGCCCAGTCCTTTAACTACATGGCATCCCAGGTGGAGCTCCATGACAAGAATCTCAGAGAGCTTTTCATCAGCACCACCAAGGCGCTCGCGGCTGCCATCGACGCCAAGGATCCATACACAAGGGGACATTCCCAGCGGGTCGCTCAGATCAGCCTTGAACTCGCCAAGGAGATGGGGCTGTCCCCATCCGAGCAGCAGAAGGTCAACATCGCCGCACTGCTGCACGACGTCGGAAAGATCGGCATTGAGGATGTGATCCTGAAAAAACCCACCAAACTGACAGAGGAGGAGTACGGAATAATCCAGCAGCATCCCCGCTGGGGAGCCATGATCATGGGGCATATCCGACAGCTGAAGGATATTATACCCGGCATCAAGTATCATCACGAGCGCCTGGACGGCACCGGTTATCCGGAGAAGCTGAGCGGGACGCAGATACCTCTCCTCGCCAGGATTATCGCCGTGGCCGATACTTTCGATGCCATGACCAGCGATCGTCTGTATCAGAAGGCCATGGACACACAGTTTGTTGCCGACAAACTGGTTGAATGGCAAGGCACCCGCTATGACCCGGCGGTAGTAGCCGCGATGATCAGGGTCTATCCAAGGATTATCAACACCTGATGTCCGCAAGATCGGCCCGGAAAAAACAGGGGCGCCTGAAGTGGCGCACCATCATCATCCCTTTCAGCACTCTCCAGTTCTGGGTGAGTTTCCTGCTTGTCCTTCTGGCGGTAGGAGCCCTGGCGGCCTTCATCTACCTCCAGTTCCTGAGCCCCAGGGCACATGCCGGACAATTGATATCCAAAGCCGGCAAACAGTTCGATCAGGCCATCGTTCTGGGCATCAAGGATCTGGCCTTCGATGAATTCCAGACGGCGCAGGAGACCCTTTTCCAGGCGAGAAAGGCATACGACAAGGGTAAAAATACCGAGTCTCAGGTTTTCGCCGAGCAGACATTGGCCACCCTGGACAAAGCGATTCAGCGGCTTCGTTCCGATGATTTTTACAAGAGGGAGCGGTTTGCATCCATGAGCCACTTGCGGGGCACTGTGGAGGTGAACCTGGCAGGCTCTCTCCAATGGACCCCGGCCAAGCGAGGGATGAAGCTCAAGAGAGGGGACAAGGTCCGGACCCGCACAGGTTCAATGTGCGTTGTCCAGTTCGACGACGGCAGTCAACTCACCATTAAATCCAACTCCCTGGTCCATATCGACGAACTCAGCGAGGATATAAGAACCAGAACGAAGAGTTCCGCAATAAAATTGCTCGTAAGCGATGTGGAGGCGAGCATTCTCCGGCCAACCGCAAGGGGGTCCAGATTCACCATTGAAACCCCCGGGTCGGTCGCCCAGGTGCGGAAGGCCCGAATGAGCGTTCGGGTCAACGGGGACAACGAGACGGAATATAAGCTTATTTCGGGTGATGTCAGCGTCAGGGCGGGGAACCGGGATGTGCGCCTGGGCCGGAACGAGGTAATTCGCCTTGCAGAGGGAGGCAAGGTCATATCCAGGGGAAAACTCCTTGGTGTGCCGGTACCCCGGGCGCCGGGCAACCTCGACTGGAAGGTCTCAAAAGCCCCTTCCATCTCGGTGAGATTTTCCTGGAATGATATCCCGGGCGCCAGGTCCTATCGGCTGGTTGTCGGCACTGATCGATATTTTTCCAATATTGTCAGTGACAGGACCGGGGTAAAAGGAACAAGCGCCTTTGTAAAAAATCTGAAACCAGGCCTTTATTACTGGAGGGTGAGCAGTATCGACAGGAGAGGAAGAGAGAGCCTCTTTTCATCATTCCTTGTGTTCCGAATCGTTCAGGATCAAACCCCCCCCTACTTTTCCATGGGCGATCCCATAGTCTTCAGTGATCCATCGGAAGATAGAATTTACGTGTCGGGGGCGGTTGAGCCGGGAAGCAAACTGGTCCTTAACGGAAAAACCGTCACTTTGCCGCCCGACGGGGTTTTCAGATCTTTCCTCACCATGAGGAAGGGGCTTAAAGCCATCAGCATCAGGGCGACGGACCCTGCAGGGAATGTCCTGTCCCAGCAGAGAGTTGTCCGATGAAGCATCGGCAGGCGCTCTGTCTCCTTCTCGTTGTGCTGATACCGGTGGTTGTCTCCTGCTCCGGTTCGGGTTCAAAGTTCGCCCTCGCCCAGAAGATAAACGGGGTCGGGATAGCCCTGTATTCCCAGGGAAAGGTTGTTCAGGCACTCGAAAAGTTCCAGAAGGCGTCGGAATATGCGCCGAAATTTGCTTTTGTTAAAAACAATTCGGGGGTGTGTAACTATCATCTGGGGCAGATTGACCTGGCTGTCCTGGAGTTCAGAAGGGCCATCGAACTGGAGCCCGACATCCCGGAGATCCACGGTAATCTCGGCGTAGCCCTCATGCTTTTAGACAGGTATGAGGAGGCTGAAAAAGAGCTTACGAGGGCTATCGCCCTGGATAAGGAGTACGTCCTCGCCTATAGCAATCTCGGTGTCCTGGAGTACCGCACGGGCCGGGTCAATGAGGCCATAGACACCTATCGGAAAGGCCTGAGGATCAATCCATCCCTGGACCGGCTCCATCATAATCTGGGCGAAGCGCTGATGTCCCAGGGCCG
This genomic interval from bacterium BMS3Abin14 contains the following:
- a CDS encoding fecR protein, which gives rise to MSARSARKKQGRLKWRTIIIPFSTLQFWVSFLLVLLAVGALAAFIYLQFLSPRAHAGQLISKAGKQFDQAIVLGIKDLAFDEFQTAQETLFQARKAYDKGKNTESQVFAEQTLATLDKAIQRLRSDDFYKRERFASMSHLRGTVEVNLAGSLQWTPAKRGMKLKRGDKVRTRTGSMCVVQFDDGSQLTIKSNSLVHIDELSEDIRTRTKSSAIKLLVSDVEASILRPTARGSRFTIETPGSVAQVRKARMSVRVNGDNETEYKLISGDVSVRAGNRDVRLGRNEVIRLAEGGKVISRGKLLGVPVPRAPGNLDWKVSKAPSISVRFSWNDIPGARSYRLVVGTDRYFSNIVSDRTGVKGTSAFVKNLKPGLYYWRVSSIDRRGRESLFSSFLVFRIVQDQTPPYFSMGDPIVFSDPSEDRIYVSGAVEPGSKLVLNGKTVTLPPDGVFRSFLTMRKGLKAISIRATDPAGNVLSQQRVVR
- the yrrB_1 gene encoding TPR repeat-containing protein YrrB, with the protein product MKHRQALCLLLVVLIPVVVSCSGSGSKFALAQKINGVGIALYSQGKVVQALEKFQKASEYAPKFAFVKNNSGVCNYHLGQIDLAVLEFRRAIELEPDIPEIHGNLGVALMLLDRYEEAEKELTRAIALDKEYVLAYSNLGVLEYRTGRVNEAIDTYRKGLRINPSLDRLHHNLGEALMSQGRYREAVKQYNSSLNLNPDNAKTFNNLAWAYAKRGINMDDALALVNAAIEKEPENGFFYDTLGWVYFKQGMFEEAYQSMVKAIKYQPGIPEIHYHMGEVLRWRGRYKEATEEYGRVIGLEPYGEWANLAQKGIWAIKGL